A single Amphiprion ocellaris isolate individual 3 ecotype Okinawa chromosome 15, ASM2253959v1, whole genome shotgun sequence DNA region contains:
- the LOC111564505 gene encoding hepatic lectin-like has protein sequence MPEPEVLYSDVKFSRPKANAADTFSPSADTTYSEVKVAKKQPPEEPPDESSGKLNVTSERVALLVLSVLLAAAVIALGVTVFDNKRTKEDLRRLKMKFEVGNQSLSDGPCPKCEAGWEHHGGKCYNFTTNKSSWEESRCFCQSQGGDLVKIDSSDEQSFLERRLKDVMNEAEDKFWIGLTDSEEEGRWLWVDGSPLNERLKFWNYKEPDNWTGKDPNGEDCVRMGEKVGAPDLKCWFDKSCKVPHKSICEKPEKTGQRSYVCV, from the exons ATGCCTGAACCTGAAGTCCTGTATTCTGATGTGAAGTTCAGCAGACCGAAGGCCAACG CCGCAGACACATTTTCCCCATCGGCCGACACAACTTACTCTGAGGTCAAGGTTGCAAAAAAGCAGCCGCCTGAAGAGCCGCCTG ACGAGTCGAGCGGAAAGTTGAACGTCACCTCGGAGAGAGTCGCTCTGCTGGTTCTCAGTGTTCTGCTGGCAGCTGCTGTCATCGCTCTCGGTGTTACCG TGTTTGACAACAAAAGAACTAAGGAAGATCTCAGAAGGCTAAAAATGAAGTTTGAAGTTGGAAATCAAAGTCTCTCAG ATGGGccatgtccaaaatgtgaagcAGGCTGGGAGCATCATGGAGGAAAGTGTTATAACTTCACCACCAATAAATCATCCTGGGAAGAGAGCAGATGTTTCTGCCAAAGTCAAGGAGGAGATCTGGTGAAGATAGACAGCAGTGATGAGCAG AGTTTCCTGGAGAGACGACTGAAAGACGTAATGAATGAAGCTGAGGACAAGTTCTGGATCGGCCTTACAGACTCAGAAGAAGAAGGCAGATGGTTGTGGGTGGACGGCTCACCGCTGAATGAAAG GTTGAAGTTCTGGAACTACAAGGAGCCGGACAACTGGACAGGGAAAGATCCCAATGGAGAGGACTGTGTGAGGATGGGGGAGAAAGTTGGAGCTCCTGACCTGAAGTGTTGGTTTGATAAATCCTGCAAAGTTCCTCACAAAAGTATTTGtgagaaaccagaaaaaacgGGCCAACgttcatatgtgtgtgtctaa
- the LOC111564506 gene encoding C-type lectin domain family 4 member E-like yields MIQPQRDTEDEAAESRPVRSNRASKFTSERVILLLLSALLAAAVIVIYRLSFAHIRIKEDLKSLTMKCEAGHQSLSDGPCPKCEAGWEHHGGKCYNFTTNKSSWEESRNFCQSQGGDLVKIDSSDEQSFLERRLREVMKENQDKFWIGLTDSEEEGRWLWVDGSPLNERLKFWNYKEPDNWTGKDPNGEDCVRMGEKVGAPDLKCWFDQPCKVPHKSICEKPEKTGQRSYVCV; encoded by the exons ATGAtccaaccacagagagacactgaaG ATGAAGCTGCTGAGTCTCGTCCTGTCAGATCCAACAGAGCATCAAAGTTCACATCAGAAAGAGTGATTCTGCTGCTTCTCTCGGctctgctggctgctgctgtcATTGTTATCTACCGTCTCT catTTGCCCACATAAGAATCAAGGAAGATCTCAAAAGTCTCACAATGAAGTGTGAAGCTGGACATCAAAGTCTGTCAG ATGGGccatgtccaaaatgtgaagcAGGCTGGGAGCATCATGGAGGAAAGTGTTATAACTTCACCACCAATAAATCATCCTGGGAAGAGAGCAGAAATTTCTGCCAAAGTCAAGGAGGAGATCTGGTGAAGATAGACAGCAGTGATGAGCAG AGTTTCCTGGAGAGACGACTGAGAGAagtaatgaaagaaaatcaggACAAGTTCTGGATCGGTCTGACAGACTCAGAAGAAGAAGGCAGATGGTTGTGGGTGGACGGCTCACCGCTGAATGAAAG GTTGAAGTTCTGGAACTACAAGGAGCCGGACAACTGGACAGGGAAAGATCCCAATGGAGAGGACTGTGTGAGGATGGGGGAGAAAGTTGGAGCTCCTGACCTGAAGTGTTGGTTTGACCAACCCTGCAAAGTTCCTCACAAAAGTATTTGtgagaaaccagaaaaaacgGGCCAGCgttcatatgtgtgtgtctaa